In the Fibrobacter sp. UWB4 genome, one interval contains:
- a CDS encoding cupin domain-containing protein: MIIDLKGMETTVLPNFKGGEKEYKAKMYFDGTTRIMHGTLEAGASIGYHKHETNSEIMFFVSGKGKVLFDDGVEYVEAGQCHFCPKGHSHSLINEGPEDLVFYATVPELG, translated from the coding sequence ATGATTATTGATTTAAAAGGCATGGAAACAACGGTGCTCCCGAATTTTAAGGGCGGCGAAAAAGAATACAAGGCCAAAATGTATTTCGACGGTACGACGCGCATTATGCACGGGACGCTCGAGGCTGGCGCTTCTATCGGTTATCACAAGCACGAAACCAACAGCGAAATTATGTTCTTTGTCTCGGGGAAAGGCAAGGTTCTTTTTGATGACGGCGTTGAATATGTCGAAGCTGGCCAGTGCCATTTCTGCCCGAAGGGCCACTCCCACAGCTTGATTAACGAAGGTCCGGAAGATCTCGTCTTTTATGCGACGGTTCCAGAACTCGGATAA
- the glmM gene encoding phosphoglucosamine mutase, whose translation MSKLMRSISGIRGIVGDTLTPQVLQSHVRAFLEITKAKRVVIGRDSRPTGDAIVQYVAGICRLSGVDVVDVGLSTTPSVELLTTHFKADAGIIITASHNPLEWNALKFLNNKGLFLGPDDVKQLFALADANQFSYPDYRTMGKYEVAPDADGIHIDGTLKIPFVDVEAIKAKHFKVAVDAVNGAGSFIVPRLLEQLGCEVVRVHCSPDGTFPRGAEPIPENLGDLRKAVKDNGCAVGFAVDPDADRCALVDGLGQSIGEEYTLAIATDEVLAQKKGSVCVNLSTSRMNEDVAAKYGCEFSRAKVGEINVSLQMIENGCVIGGEGNGGVILPALHYGRDSLVAAALVLSWMAHHNGGPEKFVAENPAYVMPKKKFELGDKKVADILPKVKAEFAGWKTDERDGLWLGSEKSWVHVRASNTEPVIRVIAEAPTAEEAENLCAKVEKLI comes from the coding sequence ATGTCTAAATTAATGCGTTCTATTTCTGGTATCCGCGGAATCGTTGGCGATACCCTTACTCCGCAGGTTTTGCAGAGCCATGTGCGTGCATTCCTCGAAATCACGAAGGCAAAGCGCGTGGTGATTGGCCGTGATAGCCGCCCCACAGGTGATGCGATTGTGCAGTATGTCGCTGGCATCTGCCGCCTTTCTGGTGTGGACGTGGTGGATGTTGGCCTTTCGACGACTCCGTCCGTGGAACTCTTGACGACGCATTTCAAGGCTGATGCGGGCATCATCATTACCGCAAGCCATAACCCGCTCGAATGGAACGCTCTCAAGTTCCTCAACAACAAGGGACTTTTCCTCGGCCCGGATGACGTGAAGCAGCTCTTTGCTCTTGCCGATGCAAACCAGTTCAGCTATCCGGATTACCGCACGATGGGCAAGTACGAAGTTGCCCCGGATGCCGATGGCATTCACATCGATGGAACACTCAAGATCCCGTTCGTAGATGTCGAAGCCATCAAGGCCAAGCATTTTAAGGTTGCTGTCGATGCTGTGAACGGTGCTGGTAGCTTTATTGTGCCGCGTCTTTTGGAACAGCTCGGTTGTGAAGTTGTTCGCGTCCATTGCAGCCCGGATGGCACGTTCCCGCGCGGTGCAGAACCGATTCCTGAAAATCTCGGTGACTTGCGCAAGGCTGTCAAGGATAACGGCTGCGCAGTTGGCTTTGCCGTGGACCCGGATGCAGACCGCTGCGCTCTCGTCGATGGCTTGGGACAAAGTATCGGTGAAGAATACACGCTTGCGATTGCAACGGACGAAGTGCTTGCCCAGAAGAAGGGTAGTGTTTGCGTGAACCTCTCCACGAGCCGCATGAACGAAGATGTTGCCGCCAAGTACGGTTGCGAATTCAGCCGCGCCAAGGTCGGTGAAATCAACGTGAGCCTCCAGATGATCGAAAACGGTTGCGTTATCGGCGGTGAAGGTAACGGCGGCGTGATTCTCCCGGCACTCCATTACGGTCGCGATAGCCTCGTGGCGGCAGCACTTGTGCTTAGCTGGATGGCCCACCACAATGGCGGCCCGGAAAAGTTCGTGGCAGAAAATCCGGCTTACGTGATGCCGAAGAAAAAGTTCGAACTCGGCGACAAGAAGGTTGCTGACATTCTCCCGAAGGTCAAGGCTGAATTTGCCGGCTGGAAGACTGATGAACGCGACGGTCTCTGGCTCGGTTCCGAAAAGTCCTGGGTGCATGTGCGCGCCAGCAACACGGAACCCGTGATCCGCGTGATTGCCGAAGCGCCGACTGCTGAGGAAGCCGAAAACTTGTGCGCTAAGGTCGAAAAGCTCATATAA
- a CDS encoding esterase, giving the protein MKKSVAFTLPFVLASALTTASAFTLNGTVFDESGNLVSGALVKLIVKGDSAQTDKDGKFSIHEDEEVSLRPGNFTPGHISVSDGVLRYAQSSNTPVQVSIFDATGNQVLRQELLGSGQVDLRQGVTTQGSYFAKIRVGSAVKTVQFTANGKQFNSAIRENRGHKALLKPSEGDSLRVTAPGFDTLNVALSNLDTTITLRLLKTSNERTYAFGYAIGNRPTPSKGCGKDNTLKDYFKFTGGGIEHEIYLTMPENYNKNKPYRLVFGMHYMGGSAKNVATREAYYGFRNQEGAKENTIFVAPHGYTDENGKENPWRCGDDKDHLFFDELLTYLNENLCVDTSRVFSIGFSFGAMFSNALAQDFQHRLRGVVVFATMDQVIYMPKNKGLPIAWMGTVGMEDNLCTPKLGRSARDRILKNNGKPDDDGNFTDARSEVAEEYTGSGKHVCYDYKTVDPRFPVKWCTFKGEHTYNPREDGEVWTTKTGWEFITQF; this is encoded by the coding sequence ATGAAAAAATCCGTAGCCTTCACTCTACCCTTCGTGCTGGCATCAGCACTTACAACGGCATCCGCATTCACGCTAAACGGAACAGTCTTTGACGAATCCGGGAATCTAGTTTCAGGTGCGCTCGTAAAACTCATCGTCAAGGGAGACTCCGCCCAAACGGATAAAGACGGCAAGTTTTCCATCCACGAAGATGAAGAAGTATCCTTGCGTCCCGGCAATTTCACGCCCGGACACATCAGCGTCAGCGATGGTGTGCTACGTTATGCACAGAGCAGCAACACTCCCGTGCAAGTAAGCATCTTCGATGCGACAGGGAATCAAGTCCTTCGACAGGAACTGCTCGGTTCAGGGCAGGTGGACTTGAGACAAGGCGTCACCACCCAAGGTTCCTATTTTGCAAAAATCCGTGTCGGTAGCGCCGTCAAGACAGTGCAATTCACCGCAAACGGCAAACAGTTCAACAGCGCCATCCGCGAAAACCGAGGCCACAAGGCATTGCTAAAACCCAGCGAAGGAGACTCGCTGCGCGTCACGGCGCCCGGGTTCGATACATTAAACGTCGCCCTCTCCAATCTCGACACAACCATAACACTGAGACTCCTAAAGACATCCAACGAGCGGACTTATGCATTCGGCTATGCCATTGGCAACAGGCCCACGCCAAGCAAGGGCTGCGGCAAAGACAACACGTTAAAGGACTACTTCAAATTCACGGGTGGCGGCATCGAACACGAGATTTACCTCACCATGCCCGAAAATTACAACAAGAACAAGCCCTACCGTCTTGTATTCGGTATGCACTACATGGGCGGTTCCGCCAAAAACGTGGCAACGAGAGAGGCTTATTACGGATTCCGCAACCAGGAGGGAGCCAAGGAAAACACCATCTTCGTGGCACCGCACGGATACACGGATGAAAACGGCAAAGAAAATCCATGGCGTTGCGGAGACGACAAAGACCACCTCTTCTTTGACGAACTCCTCACCTACCTGAACGAAAACCTCTGCGTCGATACATCGCGCGTTTTCTCTATCGGGTTCAGCTTTGGCGCTATGTTCAGCAACGCACTTGCCCAGGATTTCCAGCACCGTTTGCGTGGCGTGGTGGTATTCGCGACCATGGACCAGGTAATCTACATGCCGAAAAACAAAGGCTTACCCATCGCATGGATGGGAACGGTCGGCATGGAAGACAACCTGTGTACACCAAAGCTCGGACGCAGCGCCCGCGATAGGATCCTCAAGAACAACGGCAAGCCCGATGACGACGGAAACTTCACCGACGCCAGAAGCGAAGTGGCCGAAGAATACACCGGCAGCGGCAAGCACGTGTGCTATGATTACAAGACCGTCGATCCGCGCTTCCCCGTGAAGTGGTGCACGTTCAAGGGCGAGCACACATATAACCCCCGCGAAGACGGCGAAGTGTGGACAACCAAAACCGGTTGGGAATTTATCACACAGTTCTAG